DNA sequence from the bacterium genome:
ATCAACTCCATGAGCAAGAAGATCGCCCAGAACATCGCCCTGGACATCAAGGAGGCCGGACGCGCCGCGCGCGACGCCGACGGCGTCCTGCTCAAGGACGCGAACGGCGAGAACCTCCTCGTGCCCGGCCCCTACCGCCTCGAGGCCTGCAAGGCCGTCGGCTGGGTCATCCCCGAATACCGGCGTGCGCAGGTCTCCATGAACCTCGTCAACACCACGATCACCAAGCCGCACCAGGCCTTCGAGGCCTGCCGCAGGTCGGCCCAGGACCGCGGCGTGCGCGTCACCGGCAGCGAACTGGTGGGCCTGATCCCCGAGGGCGACATGATCGCGGCCGGCAAGCACTTCCTGAAGCAGGCGGGCCAGTCGGCGGGTATCCCGAAGCGGTTGATCATCGAGACGGCCATCCAGAGCATGGGCCTGGCCGAGCTGACCCCCTTCGACCCGGCCGAGAAGATCATCGAGTACCAGGCCGGCCTGGTCGACGGTCCCCTGGTCAGCATGAGCAACCGCGAGTTCGTCGACGAGCTGAGCAGCGACTCCCCCGCCCCCGGCGGCGGTTCGGTGGCCGCCCTCTGCGCCGCCCAGGCCGCAGGCCTGGTGGCCATGGTCGGCAACCTCACCGTCGACAAGCGCGCCTACGAGGACGTGCAGGACCGGGTCAAGGAGATCGCCGAGCAGGCCCAGGACCTCAAGGACTTCTTCCTGGCCGCCATGGACGACGACACCGCCGCCTTCAACGCCGTCATGGACTGCTTCCGGCTGCCCAAGGGCAAGGCGAAGGACCTCGCCGTGGCCGAGGCCACCCGCGAGGCCACCCGGGTGCCCCTGTCGGTCCTTTCGAAGGTGCCGGCGGTGCTCGAACTGGCCGGCGAGATCGGCCGCATCGGCAACCAGAACAGCCTCAGCGACGCCGGCGTGGCGGCCCTGGCCGGCATGGCCGGCGCCGAGGGCGCCTACTACAACGTCCTGATCAACCTCGACGGCCTGCGGGCCCTCGACCAGAGCGCCGAGCCCGACTTCGTCGCCGCCACGCGGCGCGCCGCCGCCGAGGCCCTCGTCCGCTGCGAGGACCTGGCCGCCGCGGTGAAGCGGACGATCCGCGGTCGCCTCGAGGACGCCCTCGACTCCTGAACCTGACGTGAAACCCGCTCCCGGCGTTCCCCCGCCGCCGGGACCCGACACGAACCCGAAAGGCAGACCATGGCCCAGGCCACGCCCCCCCAGAAACCGCAGTCGCCCTGGCAGGAGATCTCCCAGCCCTTCATCGACCTCTGGCACGCCCCGCGCGCGCTGTGGGGCATCAACCTGGCCTACTTCCTCGAGGGCTGGGTCTATTTCGGCATGCTGGGCTACCTGGCCATGTACTTCTCCGACCTGGTCTTCCAGGGCGACCCCCACGCCGACATCAACTCGCATCACATGGTGCTCGTGCTGACCGCCGGCATCACCATCAGCATGTTCTTCTTCGGGGGACTCGCCGACAAGTGGGGCATCCGGCGCACGCTGCTGATCGCCTTCGTCTTCCTGCTCGCCGGACGCGTGGTCATCTCCGCCGCCCCGCTCGTCTCGAGCGCGC
Encoded proteins:
- the ftcD gene encoding glutamate formimidoyltransferase, encoding MKKLVECVPNISEGRDPAVIEAVTAVVKDVPDVHLLDVDPGADTNRTVITFIGSPEGVAEAAFRVVKRAAELIDMSRHSGAHPRHGATDVCPFVPVRGVTMAECADIARAVGRRIGDELAIPVYLYEEAASSEFRRNLANVRKGEYEALGEKLGTTEWAPDFGPNAWNDRARRTGATNVSARGFLVAYNVNINSMSKKIAQNIALDIKEAGRAARDADGVLLKDANGENLLVPGPYRLEACKAVGWVIPEYRRAQVSMNLVNTTITKPHQAFEACRRSAQDRGVRVTGSELVGLIPEGDMIAAGKHFLKQAGQSAGIPKRLIIETAIQSMGLAELTPFDPAEKIIEYQAGLVDGPLVSMSNREFVDELSSDSPAPGGGSVAALCAAQAAGLVAMVGNLTVDKRAYEDVQDRVKEIAEQAQDLKDFFLAAMDDDTAAFNAVMDCFRLPKGKAKDLAVAEATREATRVPLSVLSKVPAVLELAGEIGRIGNQNSLSDAGVAALAGMAGAEGAYYNVLINLDGLRALDQSAEPDFVAATRRAAAEALVRCEDLAAAVKRTIRGRLEDALDS